One Sphingobacteruim zhuxiongii DNA window includes the following coding sequences:
- a CDS encoding bifunctional metallophosphatase/5'-nucleotidase: MEELKSLNRRTFLKNLAALGASASLASLPFESFGSSKEVRLTILHTNDVHSRIEPFPMDGSRFQGLGGVARRSTLIKKIRSEEANVLLFDAGDMFQGTPYFNVFDGKVELELMSKLGYDAGTFGNHEFDNGLNGLLKHFDKANFPFVTSNYNFKGTVLEGKTKDYLVFNKQGVKIGVFAVGVNLEGLVDSRSYAGMTISDPIEVANRMTPFLKKELKCDLVICLSHIGYSYDTDQVSDLVLAKNSRYIDLIIGGHTHTFLDKPTEVKNLDNEITLVNQTGRSGVNLGRADFILDKQKGTKKAIAHQYVIDSSLDKKVIV, encoded by the coding sequence ATGGAAGAGTTGAAATCATTAAATAGAAGAACATTCTTAAAGAACTTAGCAGCACTAGGTGCTTCAGCAAGTCTTGCCAGTCTTCCATTTGAAAGCTTCGGAAGCTCGAAAGAAGTAAGGTTGACGATTCTACATACCAATGATGTACACAGTCGTATTGAGCCTTTTCCCATGGATGGTTCTAGATTCCAAGGTTTAGGAGGTGTGGCGCGCCGCAGTACACTGATTAAGAAAATTCGATCGGAAGAAGCCAATGTCTTGTTATTTGATGCTGGCGATATGTTTCAGGGCACGCCTTATTTCAACGTTTTTGATGGCAAAGTCGAACTGGAATTGATGTCCAAACTCGGCTATGATGCCGGAACTTTTGGAAATCATGAATTTGATAATGGATTAAATGGCCTTCTGAAACATTTTGATAAGGCAAACTTCCCTTTTGTCACTTCAAACTACAACTTTAAAGGTACCGTGTTGGAAGGAAAAACAAAAGATTACCTGGTCTTTAACAAACAAGGAGTCAAGATTGGTGTATTTGCTGTCGGTGTTAACCTGGAAGGATTAGTTGACTCTAGAAGTTATGCAGGTATGACAATTTCCGATCCCATTGAAGTAGCCAACAGAATGACACCGTTCTTGAAAAAAGAATTGAAGTGCGATTTAGTAATTTGCCTATCCCACATTGGCTACAGCTATGACACCGATCAAGTTTCCGATTTAGTACTCGCTAAAAACAGTCGTTATATTGATTTAATCATTGGTGGACATACACATACATTCTTAGATAAACCAACTGAGGTTAAGAATTTAGATAACGAGATCACTTTAGTCAATCAAACTGGACGTTCTGGAGTGAATTTGGGGCGCGCTGACTTTATCTTAGATAAACAAAAGGGAACAAAGAAAGCAATTGCTCATCAGTATGTCATTGATTCAAGTTTAGATAAAAAGGTAATCGTTTAA
- a CDS encoding 5'-nucleotidase C-terminal domain-containing protein — MRVLNLRSFNLLLISTLLLLASCKTSYYQASVSNKQMLAIDQTIAEDTSISNYIEPYKIQLDQAMNRVIGTAPENMIHNRNLPETNLSNFFSDALLAIGENIDPEVSFSMATKDGIRSSIKQGDVTVRTVFELMPFENYITILTLKGTDVLRLADFIAKTNGQPVGNVKVKIQDKKLVEFKINNQVIDPNKTYKLVTYDFIANGGDHVEGLSNPIQSVTSSERVREALISHIEKLTKAGKKVESKLDGRVEIIK; from the coding sequence ATGAGAGTACTAAATTTAAGGTCTTTCAACTTACTGTTGATTTCCACCTTATTACTGTTAGCTTCGTGTAAAACCTCGTATTACCAAGCTTCAGTAAGCAACAAGCAGATGCTTGCTATTGATCAGACAATTGCAGAAGACACAAGTATTAGCAATTATATTGAACCTTATAAGATTCAGTTGGATCAAGCTATGAACCGAGTGATCGGCACTGCTCCAGAAAACATGATTCATAATCGTAATCTCCCGGAGACTAATTTGAGCAACTTCTTTAGTGATGCACTGCTTGCTATAGGGGAAAATATTGACCCGGAGGTTTCATTTTCTATGGCAACAAAAGATGGTATCCGCTCCAGCATTAAGCAAGGAGATGTAACGGTTAGAACTGTTTTTGAATTGATGCCCTTTGAAAATTATATCACCATCTTGACTCTAAAAGGCACTGACGTTTTGCGTTTAGCAGACTTTATTGCAAAAACAAATGGACAGCCAGTGGGGAATGTAAAGGTTAAGATACAGGACAAAAAACTTGTAGAATTTAAGATTAACAATCAAGTTATTGACCCCAATAAAACGTACAAGTTGGTAACCTACGATTTCATTGCTAATGGTGGTGACCACGTAGAGGGTTTATCAAATCCTATTCAGAGTGTTACCTCTAGCGAACGTGTGAGAGAGGCTTTGATAAGTCATATTGAGAAATTAACAAAGGCGGGTAAAAAAGTAGAATCAAAATTAGATGGAAGAGTTGAAATCATTAAATAG
- a CDS encoding ROK family protein, giving the protein MNSVEKLFINPTNKNLKLARTAKKKFKVLQAVYLLDKASVNELMLSLDLSFPTLNTLIIELLDQKLITQHERGESIGGRKPNLYQLRNELFRVLCIEVDRFNINISYIDNNGNLLARTVRYPLMLSRDVSNLPAFIDLIRRYAEEQQIDWNQVTGLSISMPGLINKDSGENYTFFHATNFNLQAHLAETFGKTTCITNNINIASLAEMHYGLLRNREEGLVVLIDWGVSLGIISNGKIFQGKHGFAGEMGHISFVEDGELCYCGKRGCLETVASGTALVKRAKNDIANGTPTMITSMFKDQDLQPIDILKAAVDGDQYAIELISGVSAHLGKAIAQFLQVLNPECIVLSGSFATAASLITNPIQQQIQTYTMGKISKDCELFVSELADKGSILGLCRFFIEKYFEDKLKMG; this is encoded by the coding sequence ATGAATTCAGTTGAGAAACTTTTTATCAATCCTACAAATAAGAATCTAAAGCTTGCAAGAACAGCAAAGAAGAAATTTAAAGTACTGCAAGCAGTCTACCTTCTCGACAAAGCATCCGTCAATGAATTGATGTTAAGTCTTGATTTAAGTTTCCCTACTCTCAACACTTTAATTATTGAATTACTCGATCAGAAGTTAATTACTCAACACGAACGAGGAGAGTCTATCGGTGGGAGAAAGCCCAATCTTTATCAGTTACGAAATGAATTGTTTCGTGTCCTTTGTATCGAAGTAGACCGTTTCAATATCAATATTTCCTATATCGACAATAATGGCAATTTATTAGCGCGCACTGTTCGATATCCTTTAATGTTAAGTCGCGACGTGAGTAATCTTCCCGCGTTTATCGACCTAATCAGACGCTATGCTGAAGAACAACAGATTGACTGGAACCAAGTAACCGGGCTTTCCATCTCTATGCCAGGACTAATAAACAAGGATAGTGGCGAGAATTATACATTTTTTCATGCAACCAACTTCAACCTACAAGCCCACTTGGCGGAAACGTTTGGAAAAACGACATGCATTACCAACAATATCAACATTGCCTCGCTGGCCGAGATGCACTATGGCTTACTTCGGAATCGCGAAGAGGGTCTCGTCGTATTAATCGACTGGGGTGTATCTTTGGGTATCATTTCAAATGGAAAAATTTTCCAAGGTAAGCATGGATTTGCCGGAGAAATGGGACATATCAGTTTCGTGGAAGATGGAGAACTTTGCTATTGCGGCAAACGCGGCTGCTTGGAAACGGTTGCTTCGGGCACTGCATTAGTGAAGCGAGCGAAAAATGATATCGCAAACGGAACACCGACCATGATTACCAGCATGTTCAAAGATCAAGATCTTCAACCTATTGACATCCTAAAAGCAGCAGTTGATGGAGACCAATATGCAATCGAGTTGATTTCCGGTGTCAGTGCACATTTGGGTAAGGCAATTGCTCAATTTCTGCAAGTACTAAATCCTGAATGCATTGTTTTGTCAGGAAGCTTTGCTACTGCCGCATCGTTGATTACAAATCCAATTCAACAACAAATTCAGACCTATACAATGGGTAAAATATCGAAAGATTGTGAGTTATTTGTATCCGAACTGGCTGATAAAGGTTCAATCTTGGGCTTGTGTCGATTCTTCATTGAGAAGTATTTTGAAGACAAACTAAAAATGGGATAA
- a CDS encoding PQQ-dependent sugar dehydrogenase produces MKITISKALFCAAATTLVACNGANSAGTNPTDSTAQDTSKLPPVETNKGNAEYKPAFEGQTRIAGVKTTTAFAGKVIAEGLKSPWGIAALPDGRLLITEKAGNLRIVDPATGKLSDAITGLPKVDAEGQGGLLGITLDPDFASNRMVYWTFAEPANGGNHTAVGKGKLSADDKTIEGATVIYQALPTYNGKLHYGGRIIFDKEGNLFVSTGERSDLETRPQAQHLNSALGKILRITKDGKPVSGNPFANQADAKPEIYSYGHRNVQGLAFNPTTGDLWDSEFGPRGGDEINLVQAGKNYGWPIITYGIEYKGDPVGNPPIQQKEGLEQPVYYWDPVLSPSGMTFYTGDNIPEWKNNLFISGLSSTHIARLVIKDNKVVGEERLLQSEGQRFRDIIQGTDGALYSITDSGKVYKIDKQ; encoded by the coding sequence ATGAAGATAACAATTTCCAAAGCTCTGTTTTGCGCAGCTGCGACAACCTTGGTTGCCTGCAATGGTGCAAATTCAGCAGGAACAAATCCTACCGATAGTACAGCACAAGATACAAGCAAGCTGCCACCGGTAGAGACTAACAAAGGTAATGCAGAGTACAAACCAGCATTCGAAGGACAAACGAGAATTGCAGGCGTAAAAACAACTACTGCATTTGCTGGAAAAGTAATTGCTGAAGGCTTAAAGAGTCCTTGGGGAATCGCAGCACTTCCAGATGGTCGTTTACTAATCACAGAGAAAGCTGGCAATTTACGTATTGTTGACCCTGCAACAGGCAAGTTGTCTGACGCTATTACTGGGCTTCCAAAAGTAGACGCTGAGGGTCAGGGTGGCTTATTAGGCATTACCTTAGATCCTGATTTCGCTAGCAATCGCATGGTATATTGGACTTTTGCAGAACCAGCAAACGGAGGAAACCATACCGCTGTTGGGAAAGGTAAGCTTTCTGCCGACGACAAAACAATTGAGGGTGCTACGGTAATCTATCAGGCACTTCCAACGTATAATGGCAAATTACACTACGGTGGTCGCATCATTTTCGATAAAGAAGGTAATTTATTTGTATCTACTGGCGAGCGTTCAGACTTAGAAACACGCCCTCAGGCGCAGCATTTAAATTCGGCATTGGGTAAGATCTTACGTATTACAAAAGATGGAAAACCTGTTTCAGGAAATCCTTTTGCAAATCAAGCTGATGCTAAACCTGAAATTTATAGTTACGGGCATAGAAACGTACAAGGATTGGCTTTCAACCCAACTACAGGAGATCTTTGGGATTCTGAATTTGGACCACGTGGAGGTGATGAAATTAACTTAGTACAAGCAGGTAAGAACTATGGATGGCCAATCATAACTTACGGTATTGAATATAAAGGTGATCCTGTTGGCAACCCTCCTATTCAACAAAAAGAAGGATTAGAACAACCAGTTTACTATTGGGATCCCGTATTATCGCCAAGCGGTATGACATTCTATACAGGTGATAATATCCCTGAGTGGAAGAACAACCTCTTTATTTCTGGCTTAAGCAGTACGCATATCGCACGTCTAGTTATCAAAGACAATAAAGTTGTTGGCGAAGAACGCTTATTACAGTCCGAAGGACAACGATTCAGAGATATTATCCAAGGTACTGATGGTGCCTTATACAGCATAACAGACTCTGGGAAAGTATACAAAATCGACAAACAATAA
- a CDS encoding YqgE/AlgH family protein: protein MFNEFIPKRGSLILSEPFMLDQNFERSVILLCEHDQESGTVGLILNHRSMLYLSDVIVGMDNTEVPLYFGGPVEGDALFFVHKAYDKLMSGNHIIDDLYWGGDFERLKELLNDGLISNEEVKLFLGYSGWSPNQLDEEIKLNSWAVHNSFNIDLAFITDGEDLWKEAIISMGPKYAHVANFPKRPEFN from the coding sequence ATGTTCAACGAATTTATACCCAAACGTGGAAGCTTAATATTATCTGAACCGTTTATGTTGGATCAGAATTTTGAGCGTTCCGTCATTCTCCTTTGTGAACATGATCAGGAATCAGGAACTGTCGGTTTGATTCTGAATCATCGATCGATGCTTTATCTTTCTGATGTGATTGTCGGAATGGATAATACGGAAGTTCCATTGTATTTTGGCGGCCCCGTAGAGGGTGATGCATTATTTTTCGTGCACAAAGCCTACGACAAGCTCATGAGCGGGAATCACATCATTGACGATCTATATTGGGGTGGCGATTTTGAGCGATTAAAAGAACTATTAAACGATGGGTTAATTAGCAATGAAGAGGTGAAGCTATTCTTAGGTTATTCGGGATGGTCTCCAAATCAGCTTGATGAGGAGATAAAACTGAATTCTTGGGCTGTTCACAATTCATTCAACATTGACTTAGCCTTTATTACCGATGGCGAAGATCTTTGGAAAGAAGCCATAATTAGCATGGGTCCAAAGTACGCACATGTTGCCAACTTTCCGAAACGTCCAGAATTCAACTAA
- the pdxH gene encoding pyridoxamine 5'-phosphate oxidase, translating to MSIQHKEIAAIRQDYALSSLNESDVLLNPIEQFKKWFNEALHSEVVEVNAFVLSTVSKDLKPSSRIVLLKDIKPDGFSFFTNYDSRKGQEMAENPSVSALFFWPELQRQVRIEAQIEKLPTFDSDEYFASRPRGSRIGAIASPQSHDLSNRAELEALVQAVEAQFADSETIPRPANWGGYLLKPSRIEFWQGRSSRLHDRIVFSVQENGWTIKRIAP from the coding sequence ATGTCGATTCAACATAAGGAGATTGCAGCCATTCGTCAGGACTACGCATTAAGCAGTTTAAACGAATCGGATGTATTACTAAATCCCATCGAACAATTTAAAAAATGGTTTAACGAAGCTCTCCATAGTGAGGTAGTTGAGGTCAATGCTTTTGTCTTGTCGACAGTTAGCAAGGATTTAAAACCATCGTCAAGAATTGTATTACTCAAAGATATTAAGCCCGATGGCTTCAGTTTTTTTACAAATTACGACAGCCGCAAAGGGCAGGAGATGGCGGAAAATCCGTCCGTTAGCGCTCTGTTCTTCTGGCCTGAATTGCAACGCCAGGTGCGAATCGAAGCGCAGATAGAAAAGCTGCCAACCTTCGATTCTGATGAGTATTTTGCTTCTCGTCCTCGTGGCTCTAGAATTGGAGCAATTGCTTCGCCTCAAAGTCATGATTTATCCAACAGAGCAGAATTAGAAGCACTTGTCCAAGCAGTAGAAGCACAATTTGCGGACAGCGAAACAATTCCTCGACCTGCTAATTGGGGAGGATATCTATTAAAGCCAAGCCGTATCGAGTTTTGGCAGGGAAGAAGCAGCCGTCTACACGATCGCATCGTCTTCAGTGTACAAGAAAACGGATGGACTATAAAACGCATCGCACCATAA
- a CDS encoding NADH-quinone oxidoreductase subunit C has protein sequence MIENIQIDLNKHVNPQAVLSLQESGLQPALYINPSYLKEVCLFLRDTEGYYFDFLADIAAVDYFPEHYFEIVYHLTSLPYQKQLVLKVKLENQRQVDDLPSLTSVSEIWRTADWHEREAFDLMGIHFEGHPDLRRILMPDDWEGYPLRKDYQDPEIYHGITVK, from the coding sequence ATGATTGAAAATATCCAAATCGACCTAAATAAACATGTAAACCCGCAAGCGGTATTAAGTCTACAAGAAAGTGGTTTGCAACCCGCTTTGTATATAAATCCAAGTTATCTAAAAGAAGTTTGTTTGTTCTTGAGAGATACCGAAGGCTACTATTTCGATTTCTTAGCCGATATTGCGGCTGTAGATTACTTTCCTGAGCATTATTTTGAAATAGTATATCATCTGACTTCCTTACCTTATCAAAAACAATTGGTATTAAAAGTGAAGCTTGAAAATCAACGTCAAGTCGATGATTTACCAAGTCTAACTTCCGTTTCTGAAATCTGGAGAACGGCAGATTGGCATGAGCGTGAAGCATTTGATTTAATGGGAATTCATTTTGAAGGTCATCCGGACTTAAGAAGAATATTGATGCCCGATGATTGGGAAGGTTATCCCTTAAGGAAAGATTATCAAGATCCAGAAATATATCACGGGATTACAGTCAAATAA
- a CDS encoding NADH-quinone oxidoreductase subunit D, whose translation MGKEQYEVGLRNYEQKIASVTSQEMVINMGPQHPSTHGVLRLELITDGEIVKDIIPHLGYLHRCFDKHAESINYTKSIPFTDRLDYLSSMNNSHAFVMGVERMLGLDQKIPKRVEYIRVLVCELNRIASHLIAIGTYGIDIGAFTPFMWCFRDREHIMNMLEWASGSRMLYNYIWIGGLFYDIPVNFEERCQEFVSYFKPKLIELDDLLSNNEIFIARTANIGILPADVAINYGCSGPMLRASGVKWDLRRIDGYSAYPELDFEIPVGKGEMGQLGDCWDRYKVRVDEVKESVKIIEQCLERLLKDFKRTTEFDPRALVPKKVNLKAQDYYVRAENPKGELGFYFVTAEKTDIPRRVKARGPSFNNLSVLPELGKGVLIADLIAILGSIDIVLGEVDR comes from the coding sequence ATGGGAAAAGAACAATACGAAGTTGGTTTACGTAACTATGAGCAAAAGATTGCCAGTGTAACGTCCCAAGAGATGGTAATTAATATGGGGCCTCAGCATCCTTCAACGCATGGTGTGCTACGTCTTGAGTTAATTACTGACGGAGAAATTGTAAAAGATATAATTCCACATTTAGGTTATCTACATCGTTGTTTTGATAAGCATGCCGAATCCATAAACTATACGAAAAGTATTCCTTTTACGGATCGATTGGATTATTTATCGTCCATGAACAATAGCCATGCGTTTGTTATGGGCGTGGAGCGGATGTTAGGTCTTGATCAAAAAATACCGAAACGTGTCGAATATATTCGCGTATTGGTATGCGAATTAAATCGAATAGCATCCCACCTCATTGCCATTGGAACTTATGGTATCGATATCGGTGCTTTTACACCCTTTATGTGGTGCTTTCGCGATCGAGAGCATATTATGAATATGTTGGAATGGGCCTCTGGATCTCGGATGCTATACAACTATATTTGGATCGGAGGATTATTCTACGATATACCTGTAAACTTTGAAGAACGCTGTCAAGAGTTTGTAAGCTACTTTAAACCCAAACTCATCGAATTGGACGATCTTTTATCCAATAATGAGATTTTTATCGCTCGTACCGCCAATATCGGCATACTGCCAGCAGATGTCGCAATCAACTACGGTTGTAGCGGTCCGATGCTGCGTGCCTCAGGCGTTAAATGGGATTTGAGACGTATAGACGGTTATTCGGCTTACCCAGAACTCGACTTCGAAATCCCAGTAGGAAAAGGAGAGATGGGACAGCTTGGCGACTGTTGGGATCGCTATAAAGTACGTGTCGATGAGGTGAAAGAGTCGGTGAAAATAATCGAACAATGTCTGGAACGCCTATTGAAGGATTTCAAGCGAACGACAGAATTTGACCCCCGTGCACTCGTTCCGAAGAAAGTAAACCTAAAAGCGCAAGATTATTATGTTCGTGCAGAAAACCCGAAAGGTGAACTTGGCTTTTATTTTGTAACGGCAGAAAAAACGGATATACCAAGACGGGTAAAAGCCAGAGGACCAAGCTTTAATAACCTCTCTGTGCTGCCTGAACTCGGGAAAGGCGTGCTAATTGCCGACCTAATCGCTATACTCGGGTCAATCGACATTGTGCTTGGTGAGGTCGATAGATAG
- a CDS encoding efflux RND transporter periplasmic adaptor subunit: MKRVLVLMSLAACLGQVACSHKKEEHKEEEKFTVTSAMLMDTCFTKEYVSQIKSVRNIEIRALEKGYLEQIYVDEGQTVHKGQLLFRIMPRMYEAEYRKAMAEVDLASIEMENTRNLADKNIVSPNELAMSKAKLEKAKAESAIAKLHLSFTEVRAPFDGTIDRIPLKLGSLVDEGELLTSLSDNSQMFAYFNVSEPEYLDYQQQVADRGDNHVSLLLANNQPLSAKGMVETIEGEFDNETGNIAFRARFPNPNRLLRNGQTGKVLMTVPMKNAIIIPQKATYELQDKKYVYLVDKQGKVASKQIKVGSSLQDLYIVASGLSANDQFLLEGIQKVNDDDKISFSKVNPQDAISNLKLKTE, translated from the coding sequence ATGAAGAGAGTATTAGTGCTCATGAGCTTGGCTGCATGTTTAGGTCAAGTCGCGTGTTCTCACAAAAAAGAGGAACACAAAGAAGAAGAGAAGTTTACAGTGACCTCCGCCATGCTGATGGATACCTGTTTTACGAAAGAGTATGTTTCACAAATCAAATCTGTACGTAACATTGAAATTCGAGCTTTAGAAAAGGGCTATCTAGAGCAAATCTATGTCGATGAAGGACAGACGGTTCACAAAGGGCAATTGTTGTTCCGTATTATGCCAAGGATGTACGAAGCTGAATATCGTAAAGCAATGGCCGAAGTTGATCTGGCGTCGATTGAGATGGAAAACACCCGCAATCTAGCGGATAAAAATATTGTTTCGCCAAACGAATTGGCCATGTCAAAGGCTAAACTAGAAAAAGCAAAAGCAGAATCGGCAATTGCCAAGTTGCACCTTTCTTTTACGGAAGTTCGCGCGCCGTTTGACGGAACCATTGACCGTATCCCATTGAAATTGGGAAGTCTGGTTGACGAAGGAGAGCTTTTAACCAGCCTATCGGATAACAGTCAGATGTTTGCTTATTTCAATGTTTCGGAACCAGAATATTTAGACTATCAACAACAAGTTGCCGACCGCGGTGATAATCACGTATCCTTATTGTTAGCGAATAATCAACCATTAAGCGCTAAAGGGATGGTTGAAACGATCGAGGGGGAGTTCGATAACGAAACCGGTAATATTGCCTTCAGAGCGCGTTTCCCCAATCCAAATAGATTGTTGAGGAATGGGCAAACCGGTAAAGTTTTAATGACCGTTCCGATGAAGAATGCGATCATTATCCCGCAAAAGGCAACCTATGAATTACAGGATAAGAAATATGTGTATCTGGTCGATAAACAAGGTAAAGTTGCTTCTAAGCAAATTAAAGTAGGCTCTTCGTTGCAAGATCTGTATATCGTAGCGTCAGGGCTTTCAGCCAACGACCAATTTTTATTGGAAGGCATTCAGAAAGTGAACGATGATGATAAAATTAGTTTTAGCAAAGTGAATCCTCAGGATGCTATTTCTAATCTGAAGTTGAAAACCGAATAA